A window of Chryseobacterium aquaeductus genomic DNA:
TTTCTACTCTCTGCAACAGATAGCTTACTTCCTGATTGGCATATCGATCATTGGATGATTTGGTTTGAGTTCTCTTACCAAACAAAGCATCTGCCTCATCAAAAATTAGGATCCAGTTTTTATTTTCTGCCTGCGTAAATATTTTTTCTAAATTCTTTTCTGTTTCGCCAATATATTTTGAAACTACCTGTGATAAATCTATTCGGTACACTTCCCTAGCAAATTCTTTCCCCAATAATGTTGCTGTAAGAGTTTTTCCTGTGCCGGAAGGTCCATACAACAATGCTCTGTAACCCGGAAGAATGTGTTTTCCCATCCCGAAATTTTCTCGCAAAGTCTGCTGATGCTTCATCCATAATCTGATTTGGTGAATTTGATTCTCGATAGAATCGCTCACTACCAAATCTTGCCATTCTAGCTGAGTAAAAACTTCTTTTGCAGGAAAATCCGGACTGAATTTTGGTTTTAATTTTTCTCCGTACAATAACAGATGTACAATTTCGGCTTTTAAAATAAGTCTTCCGCTCATCATCGGCTCACCGTATTTTACGGAATCTAATGTTAGGATCTGATCTTTAAAAAACCAATGAGAAATGTCAAAAAGCTGCTGAATCTGTAAACGATGTTCAATATTATCTTTTGCTAAAATATATTGTGCAGTTTCCCCAGTTGGCAACATTCCTCTATGATTTTCGAGCCGAACTCCACCTAATTCGGGAAATTCTCCGCCTTCGGGATAAAGTTCTTTAATAATCTCATCAAAAAAATGCGGTAAAACATGAGGAACTAAAGCTAATAAAAGAACTACGGCTTCGTCATGCGTGGTTTCTCTTTCCAAAACTTCTGAAAAAGTGTTTTGAAAATTATGCGTTTCTTGTTCGGTTTGAGAAGCAAGTTTCTGAAGTATATATTGTTTTAGATTCTGGAAGGGCATTTTTATGAAGATTATATTTTATTAAATAGTACCAAACGAATTTTCAGGTAAAGAAACACCCGTTATATGTACTCCGGGAATATCCATTTCATTTGTATGAATATAATTACCAATTATGTTATTTTCAGCATCAAATATTGCTTCTTCCAAATACCACGGAGAAACCATAGATAGTACATCATTACTTTTTCCCTGATAATCAACAGCTAAAATTTCGTTTGTAATAACGTTGTACTTGTATCTTCCATACCAATTATTCATCACAACAGTAAAACCTCTGATTCTTTCTTTCGCAGTCATGCCAACGTATCCTCTGATACCGCCAACAGCTCCACCAAAAACTAAAGCTGCCAACTGTGACAATCCCAACCTTCTTCCGATAACCGTAGTAGCAACTCCTGCAAATGCCGAAAACAATCCTGTATTTAAAGCATTTCGTTGCCAATCTGAATTAATTGGAGTGATTGTGCTTCTATTTACATTTGCGTATTGAATCATACAACCAGGATCATACGAAGCAATTCTTATGAACGGATTATACCAATTCTCAGCTACATCTCCGCAGGTTCTTTGTATCTTCCTTCCAATACCACCCGTCTGCTGTATCGTATGTGTCAACTCATGCGCCAACAAATGTTTTCCCGAATCAGAATTTGGATTATATTTTCCTTCATTAAAGTAAATGTCATTTCCTACTGCAAAAGCCTGCGCATTAAGCTCTCTGCTCATTTGCACAGCTTGGCTGCCTGTGTGAATTTTGACATTAGAAAAATCTGCTCCAAATCTACTTTCCATCATATTTTTAGTTTCGCTTTCCATCACACTTCCACCTCCTCTGGTTGAATTTATCTGATTTTCAATATGAGTTGGTGCAACTCCGTCACTTTCTGGGGAGAAACGTTGAATAAACGGAGTAATATTTTCTGCAAGAG
This region includes:
- a CDS encoding ATP-binding protein, translated to MPFQNLKQYILQKLASQTEQETHNFQNTFSEVLERETTHDEAVVLLLALVPHVLPHFFDEIIKELYPEGGEFPELGGVRLENHRGMLPTGETAQYILAKDNIEHRLQIQQLFDISHWFFKDQILTLDSVKYGEPMMSGRLILKAEIVHLLLYGEKLKPKFSPDFPAKEVFTQLEWQDLVVSDSIENQIHQIRLWMKHQQTLRENFGMGKHILPGYRALLYGPSGTGKTLTATLLGKEFAREVYRIDLSQVVSKYIGETEKNLEKIFTQAENKNWILIFDEADALFGKRTQTKSSNDRYANQEVSYLLQRVENFDGLVILTTNFKNNIDDAFLRRFNCLIGYSKPSADERLLLLQKILPKNILLEDSDILQKLASKYDLTGAQIVSVMAYACLQAIEERSDLLKNIFLLKGVEAEYLKEEKTFINL
- a CDS encoding eCIS core domain-containing protein; translation: METLKSQNEKNPQPKKSESFFFKPFIQKKISVGSANDSYEKEADSVADKIVRMSDPPPQVTHTGSLLQRKCASCEEEEKLQMKPLAENITPFIQRFSPESDGVAPTHIENQINSTRGGGSVMESETKNMMESRFGADFSNVKIHTGSQAVQMSRELNAQAFAVGNDIYFNEGKYNPNSDSGKHLLAHELTHTIQQTGGIGRKIQRTCGDVAENWYNPFIRIASYDPGCMIQYANVNRSTITPINSDWQRNALNTGLFSAFAGVATTVIGRRLGLSQLAALVFGGAVGGIRGYVGMTAKERIRGFTVVMNNWYGRYKYNVITNEILAVDYQGKSNDVLSMVSPWYLEEAIFDAENNIIGNYIHTNEMDIPGVHITGVSLPENSFGTI